Proteins encoded within one genomic window of Methanothrix harundinacea 6Ac:
- a CDS encoding immunoglobulin domain-containing protein, protein MKAIKLSMAVLIIGLFLASPSLGVASSPFGEGWPLWNDGVGIGDSQVKGISKADETTYQENASTADVLKDAPLAEEASADAESSEGYDAVVDDWIIDESFYSDSSGYEGEEFGWGDTIDHPGMPGPDENALWIVFPYSTNVRTTKLVIQRGRFAKELIIPGMDGKLTIHEVRPDGTEDTYVPDWQVKARRAYRVWFTADSVGDYTVWYEVQNPKTMVTTKSNEIKYRVFENLAIVVPNEVKCEGETATLRALVSGCYDPIYQWFKGITSEDGTSIPGATGSVYIIRNVSPEDEGYYTCKVTCNGNSDEDAGYLRVCTRDEEGNKCKGR, encoded by the coding sequence ATGAAGGCGATTAAACTATCGATGGCCGTCCTGATCATCGGCCTCTTCTTGGCCTCTCCGTCCCTCGGAGTGGCGTCGTCACCCTTCGGAGAGGGGTGGCCCCTCTGGAACGATGGGGTGGGGATCGGCGACTCGCAGGTCAAGGGGATCTCCAAGGCGGATGAGACCACTTATCAAGAGAACGCTTCGACAGCAGACGTTTTGAAGGATGCACCTCTGGCAGAGGAGGCCTCTGCCGATGCAGAGTCGTCGGAGGGATATGATGCCGTCGTCGACGACTGGATCATCGACGAGAGCTTCTACAGCGACAGCTCCGGATATGAGGGGGAAGAGTTCGGATGGGGGGACACCATCGACCATCCTGGGATGCCGGGGCCCGATGAGAACGCCCTCTGGATAGTATTTCCCTACAGCACCAACGTCCGGACCACCAAGCTCGTCATCCAGAGGGGGAGGTTCGCGAAGGAGCTGATAATTCCAGGGATGGACGGGAAGCTGACGATCCATGAGGTGAGGCCCGACGGCACCGAGGATACTTACGTCCCCGACTGGCAGGTGAAGGCGAGAAGGGCCTATCGGGTCTGGTTCACCGCCGACTCCGTCGGCGACTACACCGTCTGGTACGAGGTCCAGAACCCGAAGACGATGGTCACCACCAAGAGCAACGAGATCAAGTACCGGGTCTTCGAGAACCTGGCCATCGTCGTCCCCAACGAGGTCAAATGTGAGGGGGAGACCGCCACCCTGAGGGCCCTGGTCTCGGGATGCTACGACCCGATATACCAGTGGTTCAAGGGGATCACCTCCGAGGATGGGACCTCGATCCCCGGGGCGACGGGGAGCGTTTACATCATAAGGAACGTCTCTCCTGAGGACGAGGGCTACTACACCTGCAAGGTCACCTGCAACGGAAACTCCGACGAGGATGCGGGATATCTCCGGGTCTGCACCAGGGATGAAGAAGGGAACAAATGCAAAGGCCGATGA
- a CDS encoding C25 family cysteine peptidase translates to MRGFLTVMTLFAILAIAADGQMERGTKSDSLEEIILVGADDWRAAVAATPLAVWSEEGDVVTRPLLVMPREIQAKDRIGWIDRADLDRYGPTSALHAMAAANISALVIDAEGELAKSLVKAAQKEGIEAYVTATLEVPEEAKAGISEEEVLAAQERGAALSLLGKMLLGDQETKGAGLSGPIPPQYRDLYPDSAQIAILSQGVVVADRLCPIDPDARDHLYDRVEEVIDDYAADGVVLYNFGFLDENHCFCDVCKEEFYNDTGVDLSRVGSSSYNRQLWSRWKEEQVLEVVDEVRRMAGELGPAKLGVAIGDPFDRSEGYNLAEISDRADFVVVSPVEPADMKVASSMAAAPVFVRLSDDYIEYTISTQNVEGTVRRIEDLAKEGAAGMVFEYDVVYTPLWSELQPPSASVQWLMDRLQGRTLGIGDVFWDPDGVIEYNDSIEMASKVAAKWDESPGAVLIGDNYSAGLTAAAIASYLNWPVLFVGDSLSNSTEDDLARLGSTTVVSAGPISEGVRSRLAEMNLTVIDGDNELLIREMRARGDEVESVVLTNSRDISLLSPKPRSDLMRTKIGEDLVLEVEVNPTEIPSDREGEIVRLKITLKNSGKDELKDLALTDLILPARMVAWWSSASGKVVLTDPSTGLSPTPDSAFFSGTNLSWTIDRLGPREFATLNLEVLILHALDAGWTQALDGGISVNYTGKEEEGRDGRERARIDDGPFINITRPSRASPGWTTISWEVTRQPARVVLNYYNPEGEKSSQVFTDSRPGKVSNATLLLGRPGTWTFNLEAWTASETVDHRTENFTVTVATSASPINVTAFSHTKIPKLSLLSAQMAGARRGIVFDAATDPQSIDPSVLERDLQTLVEDLEISPRYLMVVGGPGSLPFISTGMKQAAGVFEYDVCREYGIELDDDGYQDVATGRIIGLSVYDASQMVARTFAYDDIGGEWRGSALVISSPADYPSTWPQSPIPLRIGEYLRAAGLNAENLRWEEATYQRVSSKMNSGQSLVYFDYHGVDWGWQLSIWALMDQLMDEEQVKQLTLAPQTTTTSACLTTKLKGQTFPYRDGIDVYIPTRLEDSMALAFLKAGAVNYAGPSANSWIFVSDDYVGRMHQALVFENATIGEAMMAANNLYASKIQATEGIDLEKIDEYQPWYLSIEEMLNQTASIFTLFGDPAFRPTIPKTPDLPYEVETSNVTESNESNDVTVSITPTSEWSGDWIYWIMEDSSDGYLSLNAPPALIGEVFLNRDAEEIVVKERGRAVWHGEELVGSEKRVVWPVLSPALGEKRTFTVEYRIVPGMVQVVNVSVGWTPFSLHLKPKDPSISKLLNRKSYRGIFTLAGDGWNYTIQEDHAANITDLEPGRGYVIDGRESFTLEIAGKPVDLPCMVDLRKGWNLVGVPTNETVSLANVTVRANHKRYDYPQAVQEGIVSAFLWSYRDGRWVHLDRSEPLIPGEAYMVEASVDCKLQFG, encoded by the coding sequence ATGAGAGGCTTTTTGACGGTCATGACGTTGTTTGCGATCCTGGCGATCGCCGCCGACGGCCAGATGGAGAGGGGGACGAAATCGGATTCCCTGGAGGAGATCATCCTGGTGGGGGCTGACGACTGGCGCGCCGCCGTCGCCGCGACGCCCCTGGCAGTATGGTCGGAGGAGGGCGACGTCGTGACGAGGCCCCTCCTCGTCATGCCGCGGGAGATCCAGGCTAAGGATAGGATCGGATGGATCGACAGGGCTGACCTCGATAGGTACGGTCCGACCTCCGCCCTCCATGCCATGGCGGCGGCGAACATCTCGGCCCTGGTGATCGACGCCGAGGGGGAGCTCGCCAAGAGCCTGGTGAAGGCAGCCCAGAAGGAGGGGATCGAGGCCTACGTCACCGCCACCCTGGAGGTCCCTGAGGAGGCCAAGGCGGGCATCTCCGAGGAGGAGGTCCTGGCGGCGCAGGAGAGAGGGGCGGCCCTCAGCCTCCTGGGGAAGATGCTTCTGGGGGACCAGGAGACGAAGGGAGCTGGCTTATCCGGCCCGATCCCTCCGCAGTACAGAGACCTTTACCCCGACTCGGCCCAGATCGCCATCCTATCCCAGGGGGTCGTCGTCGCCGATAGGCTCTGTCCCATAGATCCCGATGCGAGAGATCACCTCTACGACCGGGTCGAGGAGGTGATCGATGATTACGCCGCCGACGGAGTCGTCCTCTACAACTTCGGGTTCCTGGACGAGAACCATTGTTTCTGCGACGTATGCAAAGAGGAGTTCTACAACGATACCGGCGTCGACCTCTCCAGGGTAGGGTCCAGCAGCTACAACCGCCAGCTATGGAGCCGGTGGAAGGAGGAGCAGGTCCTGGAGGTCGTCGACGAGGTTAGACGGATGGCCGGGGAGCTCGGCCCCGCGAAGCTGGGGGTGGCCATCGGCGACCCCTTTGACCGGAGCGAGGGGTACAACCTGGCGGAGATATCGGACCGGGCCGACTTCGTGGTGGTGAGCCCCGTCGAGCCGGCGGATATGAAGGTGGCATCGTCGATGGCGGCGGCTCCCGTCTTCGTCAGGCTCAGCGACGACTACATCGAGTACACCATATCCACCCAGAACGTGGAAGGGACCGTCCGCCGGATCGAAGATCTGGCGAAGGAGGGGGCTGCCGGGATGGTCTTCGAGTACGACGTCGTCTACACCCCCCTCTGGTCGGAGCTCCAGCCCCCCTCCGCCTCGGTCCAGTGGCTGATGGACCGGCTCCAGGGTCGGACCCTGGGGATTGGGGACGTCTTCTGGGACCCCGACGGCGTCATCGAGTACAACGACAGCATCGAGATGGCCTCGAAGGTCGCAGCGAAGTGGGATGAGTCGCCGGGAGCGGTCCTGATCGGCGACAACTACAGCGCAGGCCTCACCGCAGCCGCCATCGCATCCTACCTCAACTGGCCCGTCCTCTTCGTCGGGGACTCCCTCTCGAACTCCACCGAAGACGACTTGGCCCGGCTCGGATCGACGACGGTCGTATCAGCGGGCCCCATATCCGAAGGCGTCAGGTCCCGCCTCGCCGAGATGAACCTGACGGTCATCGATGGGGATAACGAGCTTCTGATCCGGGAGATGAGGGCCCGGGGCGACGAGGTGGAGTCGGTGGTCCTCACCAACTCTCGAGACATATCCCTCCTCTCCCCGAAGCCCAGGTCGGACCTCATGAGGACGAAGATCGGCGAAGATCTGGTCCTGGAGGTGGAGGTGAACCCCACCGAGATACCCTCTGACCGCGAGGGAGAGATCGTCCGCCTCAAGATAACCCTGAAGAACAGCGGAAAAGATGAGCTGAAGGATTTGGCTCTGACCGACCTGATCCTCCCCGCTCGGATGGTCGCCTGGTGGAGCTCCGCCTCCGGGAAGGTCGTCCTCACCGACCCCTCGACGGGGCTCTCCCCCACCCCCGACAGCGCCTTCTTCAGCGGCACGAACCTGAGCTGGACGATCGATCGGCTGGGTCCCCGGGAGTTCGCCACCCTCAACCTGGAGGTGCTGATCCTCCACGCCCTCGACGCCGGATGGACCCAGGCTTTGGATGGCGGTATCTCCGTCAATTATACCGGAAAGGAAGAGGAAGGCCGAGACGGAAGGGAGAGGGCGAGAATCGACGACGGTCCCTTCATCAACATAACCCGTCCCTCTAGAGCCTCGCCGGGATGGACCACGATCTCCTGGGAGGTGACGAGGCAGCCGGCCCGGGTCGTCCTCAACTACTACAACCCCGAGGGCGAGAAGTCGAGCCAGGTCTTCACCGACTCTCGCCCCGGGAAGGTCTCGAACGCCACCCTCCTCCTGGGGAGGCCCGGTACCTGGACCTTCAACCTCGAGGCCTGGACCGCCTCTGAGACGGTGGATCACAGGACCGAGAACTTCACCGTCACCGTCGCCACATCTGCGAGCCCCATAAACGTCACCGCCTTCAGCCACACCAAGATCCCGAAGCTATCTCTCCTATCGGCCCAGATGGCCGGGGCCAGGAGGGGGATCGTCTTCGATGCGGCGACCGACCCCCAGAGCATCGATCCTTCGGTCCTGGAGCGGGACCTCCAGACCCTGGTGGAAGACCTGGAGATATCGCCGAGGTACCTGATGGTGGTGGGGGGCCCCGGGTCCCTCCCCTTCATATCAACGGGGATGAAACAGGCGGCGGGGGTCTTCGAGTACGATGTATGCCGTGAGTACGGGATCGAGCTCGACGATGACGGCTATCAGGACGTGGCGACGGGCAGGATCATAGGCCTCAGCGTCTACGACGCCTCCCAGATGGTAGCCAGAACCTTCGCCTACGATGATATCGGCGGCGAATGGCGAGGCTCCGCCCTGGTGATATCCTCTCCCGCCGATTACCCCTCGACGTGGCCTCAGTCGCCGATACCCCTCCGGATCGGAGAGTACCTGAGGGCTGCGGGGCTGAACGCCGAGAACCTCCGCTGGGAGGAGGCGACCTACCAGAGGGTCTCATCGAAGATGAACAGCGGCCAGAGCCTGGTATACTTCGACTATCACGGCGTCGACTGGGGATGGCAGCTCTCGATCTGGGCTTTGATGGACCAGCTCATGGACGAGGAGCAGGTCAAGCAGTTGACCCTCGCCCCTCAGACCACCACCACCTCCGCATGTCTCACCACCAAGCTCAAGGGCCAGACCTTCCCCTACAGGGATGGGATCGACGTATACATACCGACGAGGCTCGAGGACTCCATGGCCCTGGCCTTCCTGAAGGCGGGGGCTGTGAACTACGCGGGACCGAGCGCTAACTCCTGGATCTTCGTATCCGACGACTATGTGGGGAGGATGCATCAGGCCCTGGTCTTTGAGAACGCCACCATCGGCGAGGCGATGATGGCGGCAAACAACCTTTACGCATCGAAGATCCAGGCCACCGAGGGGATCGACCTCGAAAAGATAGACGAATACCAGCCCTGGTACCTCTCCATCGAAGAGATGCTCAACCAGACGGCGAGCATCTTCACCCTCTTCGGAGATCCCGCCTTCCGGCCGACGATCCCGAAGACCCCGGACCTCCCCTACGAGGTCGAGACTTCGAACGTCACCGAATCGAACGAATCGAATGACGTCACGGTATCGATCACGCCGACTTCGGAGTGGTCCGGAGACTGGATCTACTGGATTATGGAGGACTCCTCCGACGGCTACCTCAGCCTGAACGCTCCCCCCGCCCTCATCGGCGAGGTGTTCCTCAACAGGGACGCCGAGGAGATTGTGGTGAAGGAGAGGGGGAGGGCGGTATGGCACGGCGAGGAGCTGGTAGGCTCGGAGAAGCGGGTGGTCTGGCCGGTTCTGAGCCCCGCCCTGGGGGAGAAGAGGACCTTCACCGTCGAGTACCGGATCGTCCCGGGAATGGTCCAGGTCGTCAACGTCTCGGTGGGGTGGACCCCCTTCTCCCTCCACCTGAAACCGAAGGACCCCTCCATCTCCAAGCTCCTGAATAGGAAGAGCTACCGGGGAATATTCACCCTCGCCGGGGACGGCTGGAACTACACCATCCAGGAGGACCACGCCGCCAACATCACAGACCTGGAGCCGGGAAGGGGTTACGTCATCGACGGACGCGAGAGCTTCACCCTGGAGATAGCCGGAAAGCCTGTGGACCTCCCCTGCATGGTCGATCTGAGGAAGGGGTGGAACCTGGTGGGGGTCCCCACGAACGAGACGGTCTCTCTGGCGAACGTCACCGTCAGGGCGAACCACAAGCGATACGACTACCCCCAGGCGGTCCAGGAGGGGATCGTATCCGCCTTCCTCTGGAGCTACAGGGACGGCCGGTGGGTCCACCTCGATCGGAGCGAGCCTTTGATCCCGGGAGAGGCGTACATGGTGGAGGCATCCGTGGATTGCAAGCTCCAGTTCGGCTGA